The Deinococcus cellulosilyticus NBRC 106333 = KACC 11606 region GGATTTGGCCTGAGCAGTTTCCTCGCCTGGGGCAAGAAATACGACCTGCTTCTGCTGGGCATCGGTGGCCTCATTGTCCTCTTCGCCCTGTGGTGGAGGTCCCGCCGGAACCGGATCTGAATCCAGCAAAGCTGCGATAACCAGCACATGCTGAAATCGATCTTGTTGTTCCTGCGGCAGGCCTCGCCGAGATAGGTGGCGGGTACCTGGTGTGGATTTGCATTCGGGAAGGCAGGCCCCTGTGGATCGGCATCCTCGGTGGCTTGATCCTGGTCCTCTACGGTATCCTTCCCACCCTGCAAGAGGGTTGGCAATGATTCGAGAGAAAGCCTATTTTTTTGGAGGAATTTTACGTCCCACAAAATGTTTTTTAGCCCATGAATTTGGGATGATGAAGCCTCGTGGTGTTTTGCCCTCTACAAGTGTTCTCTGCCTCTGTAGTGGCCACGGCTGAGGAACTCAACCTCCGCATTTCCTCTGTTTTGATCCCAGATGGCGTGCTGCTCCATGGAACCTCTGCCTTTTTGCCTCTTCAGGTCATGCATCCAATCGCCTTCATCAACCATCAGGCTGCGCGGCTTCAAAGCCAGAGCCTTTCGTGCGCACCTGTAGAACTTCAGGTGAGGCCCACTTTCAGCACCGGGTCCAGTTGCAGGTGACGGACAGGCAAGGTGGGGTTGGCGATGCGTTCCATCAGCATCTCCGTGGCCATCCGACCCATGTCCTCCACGGCCTGGAACACACTGGCGAGGCCCAGATGGTGGGCGCGAAGTCCGTGGTCGTAACCCACCAGCCGCACGTCTTCCCCCAGGGTCAGGCCCCCCACCTGGGTCTCTTCGATGATGACACGAGTGAAGTCATCACACACAGCAAAAACGTTGATGGCTCCCTTCCTTTGTCCCAGCACTGCCTGGGCCGCCTGATGGATCTGGTCTTCATCAAAATTAGAGGACAGCACGTTCTCTGCAGGCAGGGGTGCTCCTGCCTCCCTGAAGGTGTCCAGGAATCCCTGCAGCCGTTCTTCAAAGACCCCGCTGTTGGGCACCCCTGCCTGTTCAGGTGAGGCCGCATAGCGGATCACAAAAGTCTCGGTTGGACGCTCCAACAGGTGCCGGGCGGCCAGTTTCCCTGCCAGTGCATTGTTGAGGGTGACGCTGTCAAAGTGCCTGGAGTGTACTTCCAGCACCACGGTGGGCAGCCCCTGAATGGTCAGGAGGTTGTCGTACAGTTGCTCCGGATCCAGGGAAGCCAGG contains the following coding sequences:
- a CDS encoding LacI family DNA-binding transcriptional regulator, yielding MTKITIKDVARHAGLHPSTVSRAINNHPEIKPETRARILQTIEELGFIPDRAARSFRTGKTQSVSVILPSSGNDFYIRLINSIDETLEEHDYDAGVYPLLSERRLTRYQNPSALPYQTDGLILASLDPEQLYDNLLTIQGLPTVVLEVHSRHFDSVTLNNALAGKLAARHLLERPTETFVIRYAASPEQAGVPNSGVFEERLQGFLDTFREAGAPLPAENVLSSNFDEDQIHQAAQAVLGQRKGAINVFAVCDDFTRVIIEETQVGGLTLGEDVRLVGYDHGLRAHHLGLASVFQAVEDMGRMATEMLMERIANPTLPVRHLQLDPVLKVGLT